GAGCGGGTAGCATCGTCAGCTTGTGCTGGTTCTACTCCAACGACTTTACAATTAGGTAAAAGGGCTTTGGTAGCGATCGCACAACCAGAAATTAAGCCGCCACCACCACAACAAACTAATAGCAAGTCTAATTTCCCAACTTCTTGAATTAGTTCTAAAGCGGTTGTACCCTGTCCTGCTACTACATGAGGATGATCGTAAGGGGGTATGAGTGTAAGAGAGCGATCGCGTGCTAAATTTTGAGCTAGTTCTTCCCGATTTGTAGTTTGTCGATTGTATAGAATTACCTCTGCGCCGTAACCACGAGTTGCAGTTTGCTTCACAGCGGGAGCATCATCAGGCATAACAATAGTTGTGGGAATATTTAGCAGTTTTCCAGATAAAGCGATCGCTTGGGCATGATTTCCCGATGAATAAGTAAGAACGCCTTTCTGCTTTTGTGCTGCTGATAGCTGTGAGAGTGCATTGTATGCACCTCTGAACTTAAACGCACCTGTGCGTTGAAAATTTTCGCACTTAAAAAATACTTGGCTATGGGTGCGTTCATTGATAATTCTGGAAGTCAGCACAGGTGTGCGATGGGCAATCCCCAAAAGACGCTCTTGCGCTGCTTGTACATCAGTTACGGCGACAGAGTTATGCTGTGGCATCGACGGTAATGTTAAATATACTTGCTTTTTATTCTTAAACGAAAGCGTATTGATGCCAATCACCCACTGACTGGTAGCCAATCTCCTGATAAATATGATTAGATGTAGGGTTTGCCAAGTCGGTGAATAAAAAGCAGAATTGGTTTCCTTGGTCTAGTAATGTCTGACTTAAAGCTGCAACGCAAGCACTAGCGTAACCTCTGCGGCGGTACTCTAGTGGCGTATACACCATATTCACCCGCACACCGTTGGGTGTGAGGCTGCCACGACAAGCTATTGAAACAGGAACTTCATCCTGCCAAAGGTAAGCATAACCTTGCTCTAAGACCCTTTCAGCCCAGCGTTCCGGATCTATCTCAATTTTGCCCAAGGCTTCGAGTGCAAAAGCTTCATTCCAATTTTTGAGAAGTTCTTTATCTCCTTCTGTAGCCTGTCGTAAATAGCCTGCTGCTTTGGCTATTTGCTGTACTTTTTGTAGTTGAAAGATACGCAGCGCTATTTGCAGTTGGTAAGATTGACCAGTAAGAGAATACCACGCTAGAGCAAAGGCTTGTGCCTCATCTGTAGGGCCAGTAACTCCTGGCAACAATTTTGAAGAAAGATGTAAGTCTTGAGCAAGTGCGTCTACAGCCTTTAAATCTCTAACTTGCGACAGCACTAAACCTCTGGGTGGAGTCCTGATTGCTACGGCTACAATATCATCGTCTATTTCAACAGTTGCTAAGTAAGGCGTTTTGTCAAAGTATTGTGGATTTTGAATCAAGGCGTTACTCATCCCCAGAAGCAGGTTATGCTGTGCTTCTTGAATGAGCAAGTAGTCTTTCACCCGTGCGTAAAACTCACTTATATCTTGAAATTGATGGACTTTCATTTTACTTTTCTAAATTTTCGCTGCTAACAGTTGGGCTGCTCATTTGTTCTCGCAAAACTGTAACTTGAGAAATCATGATTTTCTCTAGCGCCCCAATTTCCATTGCTCCCATCCAACGAATCATTGACGAGAGAAACAGTTCTTTAAGGTAGGCAAAAGAAAAGCCTTCGGTTAATGCAACCATCTGACTCACAGCCTCCTCAGACAAGCGCATTGCAGTTTTTAATTTATCATTCCACAATGTAATATAGGCTTGTCGTTCTGGGATAGCTGGCAGTTCAAAATGATATTTGCGGTCAAAGCGACTGGGGCGATCGCTAATTGCTGAATCTAAACGTTCTGGGTGATTAGTGGTTGCAATGGTCACAATTCCTTGATTAGCGGCAAAGCCATCAAGTTCATTCAAAAAGAAAGAGCGATTGTCGTCATTCAAAAGCGAATCGATATCTTCTAATACCAGAATACAAGGAGCAGACTGGCGTGCTTCTTTGAATACTTTACGAATATTTTCGCTATCAGTAGCATACTCAGACTTAAAGCTTTTAACGTACAAGCAGGGCTGCTGCATCTGATTAATCAATGCTTTGACTGTATGCGTTTTACCATTTCCTGGTGAGCCAATCAATAAAATACCGCGCTTCCAAGGGACGCTATAAGCTGCGTAAGTTTCGCGAGATGCAAAGAAGTTTGCTAGGTCTTCTTGAATGTCTTGTTTAAGAGTGCCATGCAAGATGAGATTATCAAAATTTGCAGTTTGAATAGATTGAAACAAGTCTGGATTTTTGTTCCAGTAACCATCTTCAAAAACTAAAACTTCATCGCGGATTTCTGAGTTCCAATTACAAACTGCGGCAAAAAATTCTTCAGCAATTTCTGTACTATCTGCCAAAATCCAAGAATAGCGGGTTTTACAATAACCTTCCTGCCAACTCATTAAGAGTACATCAAGTTTGTATTCTTGCCATAAAACTTGAAAGCTAGCATTTTCAGTATATTTGTAAATCTCGTTATCCATGCCATTCCAGCCAGTGATCATCTGGTTATGGATGTGAGCATCATATTCAATTTTACAGAGGTTTGCCTCACCATACCTTTCTAAATTGAATGAATCGTCGTTACTTTCTAATAGTACTTTTTTAGGATAAATAGCTGCTAACTCCTGACTAACATGATACGATATAGCACTATTGGGCAAGCTAAGCGCTTCTGTAATTAATTGTTGAATTTTCATGTTTATTTATTTTTTGGTTAGTTGTGCGTGGGAATTCATCAAGTTGAAATTATCTACAAAACATCTGGAGCAGATTCCAGATCAGCAATTAAAAATACAAAATTTATCATAGTAATATTAGCAAGCAGTAGAAATTTACAGATAGACAAATAATTATCTGTTTAGCTGTGGTCTTATTTTTAAGATTTAAACTTTTACTAGAGATTTAAATTATACAAACCGTTGCTTAAATTCATACATTAAATCTACTCTCCCCTTGCGTAACATTGCTGGATCTAATCTTTCAGTGGTGTTACAAGTCATCAAAACCACTAAACGCTGATCTATCTGAATACCAGAGTCATCAATGACACTTTGATATAAAGTGCCATCTAGCAAACTTAAGATGTGTTCAGTTTTGTTATTGTATTGTGCTACTTCAGAAGCACGATTTTGTGCTAGGTTATCAGCTTCGTTGATAACAATGCAAACACGTTCTAAGTAAGTTGGTGGGACAAAGTTAGCGATCGCATCATGATCTAAAATAAAAATTACATATCCGAAAGGTACAAGAATTTCTTTTGCAACTGCCTGTGTCCATGCAGTTTTACCTGTACCCGGTTCTCCATGCACAACTACTGCTAACTGGTTTTGATTAAGAACTGCTTGCTGTACTGTGTCAGTAAAACTTTGAATATCCGCCGGAAATGTCCGAATCGGAAATTGGCTGTGAACTTTGCCTACACGACTTTGATATCCACTAAGCATGACTGCTAAATCATAAGTAGCTTTATTAATTAATGGCGCTATATTCCTTGCCATTAAAGTATATTGACGCCGCCCGCGCTCATAGGAATCAATTTGTAGCCAAATGTCATATTTAGACCAGTAAGCATAAACCGTGTTGACAACATCTAGGCGTTCCCAACTAACAAATTTATCTACAGGAAAATAAAAATCTCTTTCTGAGTAATATTGAGTAATAATATCAGGACATCCCAATAGCTTTAAAACTCGCAAAACAGTAATTTCTTGTAGTCGGTTAAGAACATAATCAATGGGAATGCTGCTACGGCTGACCAATTGAACAATCGGCGTTTCTGTACTCAGAACATCTTTATAGCGATGATCTGGCATCAAAGGTTCAGGTGTAATGTAATTCCAATATTTTTGAAATTCGCCACGCGTGTAATCGGAAGCGACATTTAATAAATTTGCCCACCAAGTGTAATCTCTTCTTCCTAAAGCATCAGCATAATAACTTGCTAAATTAATACTTTTTTGGGTTAACTCATGTGTGTCATGAAACAGAATTTGCCCAAAAAAGTCCAAATTAAAGTCCCGCTGATATGGTCGCCAACCACTAGCTAGTAAGCCTTGACGGTTATTATTTTCTGGTGAACTATCATTACTTCTGAAAGAATCAAAATTCATATTTTTATTTATGTAGCGTTAATCTAATTTTTTATTATGACGTATATATATTCTGAAAAGTTTTTGTGTAATATAAACAACTTGCGTACCAATCTCCAAAAGACAAGTAGTTATTTTAGTTTACTTACTTTTTATGTATTACAGCGTACTACAAACCAAGCATTGTGTCAAGTTTTTTGATAATTTATTGACGAATCAAGTAATTTAGTCCTTATGAATGGAGACTAAAGCGAGGCAGAAAATCATAAAAATAACCTTTTCATGTTGCTACTACTACATAGCATAAGAAACTAATTAAGTAGTCATTATGAATCTTAGTATCTTGGTGGTAAAAAATTTTTATCACCAAGACATTAAGTTTTTTCAGTCAGATTAGCACAATAAAATCTACCCCAAAGTAGTTAATCAAGTTGAGTATTTACCATTAATCTCGATGTAACCTTCTGAGAGATCACAACCCCATACAGTAGCAGCAGCTTCACCAATATTGAGACTAACATGAATGCCTACTTGATCTTTAGACATAATTTGTCGCAACTGTTCTAAGTTTTCCTCATTTAAAGTATCAGGATATACCTTGACATTATCAAATCTGATAATAACTTGTTCAGGATTTATCTCCTGTTCGTTTTCACATTTACCTATTGCCATAGCCACTCGTCCCCAATTAGGATCTGCTCCATAAACAGCAGTTTTTACTAATGGTGAATTCACAATTGCTTTAGCTACTTTTTTAGCTTGTGCATAGTTAACAGCAGAATCTACAGTTACCTCAATAATTTTGGTAGCACCTTCTGCATCTCGTGCAATCTTCAGCACTAACTCTTGTGCAACTTCTTGCAATGCATGAGCAAAATCTTGTTCTGAGACTTCACCTGCTAAACCATTTGCCAAAATTACAGCAGAATCGCTAGTAGAAGTGTCGGTGTCTACGCTTAGGCAGTTGAAGGTTTTATCTATAGTCGGACGAAAAATAGAGCGAAGCGTATTTGCAGGAATCGCCGCATCAGTAAAAAAGAAGGTGAGGAGAGTAGCCATATTAGGCTCAATCATGCCGACACCTTTGGCAATTCCTACCAGTGTAGCATTGCCAATTTTCCGTGTAGCCAGCTTTGCGACTGTATCGGTAGTCATAATTCCACGGGCTGCGGCATGAAAATCGGCGGGAGTTAATTTTTTTCCTAATCCTGATAAACCTGCCCGAATTTTTTCAATAGGGTAGCGTCTGCCAATTACGCCAGTAGAAGCTATGACAAGATTGTGGGCGGTAATGCCAGTTTCAGCGGCTACTAGTTGCAAAATCTCTTCTGCATCAGCAATGCCAACAGCACCGTTAGCTACATTTGCATTCTTAGAAATAACAACAATACCTTGTGCTTGAGAACCTGCTAAGTTGCGACGACTAATAGTTACACTTGGCCCGGCGAAGAGACTTTGAGTGAATACTCCATCAGCAACGCTGGGAACTTCCGATTTAATAAAAACAAAATCATCTGTGTTATCTCGAATTCCCAAGTTAGTAATAAATGCACTAAAACCTTGAGGTGCGGAAGTTATATTTAATGGCATTGTTTTCTCAGATTCATAATCGCCTTGGGCAGAATGCAGAAGTTGAATGATTCAAATTTTTGCTCAACTCAATTTTGGTTTAATAACCCCACTAAATTTAAGGTTTAGTAGAATTAAATAAAAAAGTTAAAATTTTTTTCTTATTCTTGCTTCTGCATAAAGCTTTTTTATACCGATTTTATTATCTCAGGAGCGTGAGGAAATGAAGTTATTACTTTACGCTTTGTTTCAAAGTACTTTTAAATGCATCAACTCCTGATAAATTAAAGATACCTCTTTGCTAAATTTCAAGGAGTAAATACCAATGATGGAAATAATTTGGTTGTTGGTTTTCTGCTTTAGTTGGCTAATTGGTTTCAGTCTTTTGATAGAAATTTGGTTGGATGAAGAAGAGCAGCAGTTGTGATGGCAATTGTAAGCCAAATGTGTAGTTTTAACGTTGGATAATAGCTGCTTTGATAAATTTCCTCAAAAGCGATCGCCTTTAAATTACTAAAAGCGATCGCTTTGTCTACTGCATCGCTTTTATTTGCTGATTAGCTGCCTGCTGCGCTCGTAGCATTGCCTGCTTTAACGGCTGTTGTCCTAACAAGGCGCTGACAAACTGGTTATCAAAGTTGTTGACAATCGCCGCTTGATACTTGCCAACCTGCAAGGGCGTAGCATAATCTACACCTGCCACTAATGGCGATCGCAACGGATCTCGGTCATAACCCAAATTCTTTGCCACAGATTTGCGTGTTGGCAATGCAAAGCCTGTTCCTGTCCATTTTTGCATACCTTCCTTACCAGTCAGGTAGGAAATCAGCTCCCAGGCTTCGGCTTTGTGCTGTGTTTGCTTGCTCATTACATAAGCAACCACAAATACCATCGTGCCTTTTTTATCATTTATTGTAGGAACTTCTGCGGTAGCAAAGTCTATTTCAGGAAAAGTATCAGTTAAGAAGGGAATTGCCCAATTGCCTTCAATTACCATTGCTACCTTGCCTTGTCCAAACATCTCACTACCTGAGTTTGTACCAACATCAGATTTTTGTGCAGAGGAACGGTCTTTTTGATACTGATCTACTACCAATTGCAATCCCTGCAAACCTGCCGGACTGGCAAAGGTAGCATAATCTTTTTCGTCAATGATTTGCCCACCAAAGGCTTTAATTTTGTAAGCCTGACGCGCTAACTCTACAATTTCACCAAAGCCGTATCTATTTATTTTGCCTGTCAACTGCTGAGAGTAAGTGCGTAGTTCATTCCAAGTAGTTGGCGGACTACTCAAGCCTGCGGCAGCGAATGCTTTTTTGTTATAAAACAGGGCAAGGGTGGAATAGTCTTTAGGAAAACCATAAATATGGTTTTGATACTTAAAGTTATCAAGTAAAGTATTCTCAAAGTCTGCTAGGTCAAACTCAGGAGTGATGTAAGCATCTAGTGGTTCTAAGACATTTTGGCTCATCAAAAAAGGAGCGTCCAAGGCATCTAGATAGAAAACATCTGGTGCAGCTTCCCCAACCAAGCGAGTCTTGATGACATCCATGTATTGATCGGGGATTGCCTCGTACTTGACTTTGATTGTGGGGTGCTGTGCTTCAAAGTCTTGGAGTACTTGCCTCAAAAGTTTTTGCTCAATAGGACTACCACCCCAACCACTAAGTTTAATGGTGACTGTGGTAGGTGCAGATGAATTGCTTGGGAGTTGTAAGCTGTGGTAACCAATAAGTACGATCACCACTGCGATCGCCAATCCTAAAAATTTCGACAAACTTCTTCTGTTCACATACAGTTGACAGTTGCTTTCATTTCACTTATACCCTCTGTAACTCAGAAGTAATATTTTATTTTTTTAATTTTTATTGAAAAATACAAGCTTGCTAATTGCACCAGTTAAAAATTAGTTGATTTTTATTCAAGTCGGTAAGGTGATAAAGGGGATTGGGGATGGAGCATTGAGCATGAATAGAGACGCGATTAATCGCGTCTGTACAAGAGCCAGGGTAGAGACGCGATTAATCGCGTCTGTTATTTTTCCCCCTGCTCCCCCGGTTACTGAGCGCAGTCGTAAAGCCTGCGGCATAGCTATGCTTAGGGCGCAGCCTCTCGTAGAGAAGTATGCTCCCCTGCTCCCCTGCCCCCATCCTCTTACTCTACGGCGGTGGAACTTAAGCTCATTGTCTCCCATAACACCATATGGGGAGGAGTTGGTGCAGGCTGATGTAAAGAAATCAGCTGCGCCAAGGTGTTCTTTAACTGGGTACGGGGTACGATTTCATCAACAAAACCGTGTTTTAGCAAATCTTCTGCTGTCTGAAAATCTTCGGGCAGTTTTTCGCGTATGGTTTGCTCAATCACTCGCCGACCAGCAAAGCCAATAGTTGCTTTTGGTTCTGCTATGATGATGTCGCCCAACATGGCAAAACTAGCAGTAACGCCGCCTGTTGTAGGATTTGTCAGAATAGGAATATATAATAGTCGCGCATCTTGATGGCGTTGTAGGGCTGCCGATATTTTCGCCATCTGCATTAGCGAGAGCATTCCTTCTTGCATTCTTGCTCCACCAGAGGTGCAGACAATGACTACAGGATACCGCCGTTGAGTAGCTTGCTCAATCATGCGGGTGAGTTTTTCTCCTACGACCGAACCCATACTCGCACCGATAAACCGGAAGTCCATAACTCCCAGAGCAATGGGTAAGCCATTAATTTCTCCCAAACCAGTTGTAACAGCTTCTATTAAGCCTGTTTTTTCCTGCGTTTCTCGCAGACGGTCAATGTATGGTTTGCGATCGCGAAATTGCAGCGGATCGGTTGGACGCAAATGCTCGTCCAGCGGTCTCCAGGTATTGAGATCAATTAATTGGCGGATGCGTTCATCGCTATCCACCCGATTATGATGACCACATTCAACACAAACCATCTGATTGGCTCTCAGGTCTTTTGCATATGCCAATACACCACACTTAGAGCATTTATGCCATAGCCCATCAGCAATTTCACGTTCTTGACGTTCCAGGCTGGTAGAGCCTGTTTTCCGGCGATTTGCAAACCAATCAAACAGAGACTTTAAACCGCGTGATTCTTCGTTGTTAGCCATTTTTATTTTATTCAACTGGGTATGAGGTCGAAATTATGCCAAGCCGTCATGAGGAGTCTAGGATAAAAAGCCTCAAATCTAGTAACTTTTAACTCTCGACTCTTGTAACGACGCTTTTTTTATAAAGCGCCCTACTCATTAATCTTGGCTACATCGCTAAATTACGCTTCTAAGCAATTGAGACCTTATTTTGCATCTATTGGTTGTCAGCTTAACGAAAATACTTACG
This region of Nostoc sp. UHCC 0302 genomic DNA includes:
- a CDS encoding GNAT family N-acetyltransferase gives rise to the protein MKVHQFQDISEFYARVKDYLLIQEAQHNLLLGMSNALIQNPQYFDKTPYLATVEIDDDIVAVAIRTPPRGLVLSQVRDLKAVDALAQDLHLSSKLLPGVTGPTDEAQAFALAWYSLTGQSYQLQIALRIFQLQKVQQIAKAAGYLRQATEGDKELLKNWNEAFALEALGKIEIDPERWAERVLEQGYAYLWQDEVPVSIACRGSLTPNGVRVNMVYTPLEYRRRGYASACVAALSQTLLDQGNQFCFLFTDLANPTSNHIYQEIGYQSVGDWHQYAFV
- a CDS encoding ATP-binding protein, with the translated sequence MKIQQLITEALSLPNSAISYHVSQELAAIYPKKVLLESNDDSFNLERYGEANLCKIEYDAHIHNQMITGWNGMDNEIYKYTENASFQVLWQEYKLDVLLMSWQEGYCKTRYSWILADSTEIAEEFFAAVCNWNSEIRDEVLVFEDGYWNKNPDLFQSIQTANFDNLILHGTLKQDIQEDLANFFASRETYAAYSVPWKRGILLIGSPGNGKTHTVKALINQMQQPCLYVKSFKSEYATDSENIRKVFKEARQSAPCILVLEDIDSLLNDDNRSFFLNELDGFAANQGIVTIATTNHPERLDSAISDRPSRFDRKYHFELPAIPERQAYITLWNDKLKTAMRLSEEAVSQMVALTEGFSFAYLKELFLSSMIRWMGAMEIGALEKIMISQVTVLREQMSSPTVSSENLEK
- a CDS encoding AAA family ATPase — protein: MNFDSFRSNDSSPENNNRQGLLASGWRPYQRDFNLDFFGQILFHDTHELTQKSINLASYYADALGRRDYTWWANLLNVASDYTRGEFQKYWNYITPEPLMPDHRYKDVLSTETPIVQLVSRSSIPIDYVLNRLQEITVLRVLKLLGCPDIITQYYSERDFYFPVDKFVSWERLDVVNTVYAYWSKYDIWLQIDSYERGRRQYTLMARNIAPLINKATYDLAVMLSGYQSRVGKVHSQFPIRTFPADIQSFTDTVQQAVLNQNQLAVVVHGEPGTGKTAWTQAVAKEILVPFGYVIFILDHDAIANFVPPTYLERVCIVINEADNLAQNRASEVAQYNNKTEHILSLLDGTLYQSVIDDSGIQIDQRLVVLMTCNTTERLDPAMLRKGRVDLMYEFKQRFV
- a CDS encoding threo-3-hydroxy-L-aspartate ammonia-lyase, which translates into the protein MPQHNSVAVTDVQAAQERLLGIAHRTPVLTSRIINERTHSQVFFKCENFQRTGAFKFRGAYNALSQLSAAQKQKGVLTYSSGNHAQAIALSGKLLNIPTTIVMPDDAPAVKQTATRGYGAEVILYNRQTTNREELAQNLARDRSLTLIPPYDHPHVVAGQGTTALELIQEVGKLDLLLVCCGGGGLISGCAIATKALLPNCKVVGVEPAQADDATRSFHTKTLQTVNNPDTIADGARTPSLGKITFPLMLNYVDDMATVSEAAILRAMFFLWERLKIVVEPTGALAAAALLEGVVTSPGARIGVIISGGNVDLAQVGKLFAARFQ
- a CDS encoding ABC transporter substrate-binding protein, with product MSKFLGLAIAVVIVLIGYHSLQLPSNSSAPTTVTIKLSGWGGSPIEQKLLRQVLQDFEAQHPTIKVKYEAIPDQYMDVIKTRLVGEAAPDVFYLDALDAPFLMSQNVLEPLDAYITPEFDLADFENTLLDNFKYQNHIYGFPKDYSTLALFYNKKAFAAAGLSSPPTTWNELRTYSQQLTGKINRYGFGEIVELARQAYKIKAFGGQIIDEKDYATFASPAGLQGLQLVVDQYQKDRSSAQKSDVGTNSGSEMFGQGKVAMVIEGNWAIPFLTDTFPEIDFATAEVPTINDKKGTMVFVVAYVMSKQTQHKAEAWELISYLTGKEGMQKWTGTGFALPTRKSVAKNLGYDRDPLRSPLVAGVDYATPLQVGKYQAAIVNNFDNQFVSALLGQQPLKQAMLRAQQAANQQIKAMQ
- the argJ gene encoding bifunctional glutamate N-acetyltransferase/amino-acid acetyltransferase ArgJ; translation: MPLNITSAPQGFSAFITNLGIRDNTDDFVFIKSEVPSVADGVFTQSLFAGPSVTISRRNLAGSQAQGIVVISKNANVANGAVGIADAEEILQLVAAETGITAHNLVIASTGVIGRRYPIEKIRAGLSGLGKKLTPADFHAAARGIMTTDTVAKLATRKIGNATLVGIAKGVGMIEPNMATLLTFFFTDAAIPANTLRSIFRPTIDKTFNCLSVDTDTSTSDSAVILANGLAGEVSEQDFAHALQEVAQELVLKIARDAEGATKIIEVTVDSAVNYAQAKKVAKAIVNSPLVKTAVYGADPNWGRVAMAIGKCENEQEINPEQVIIRFDNVKVYPDTLNEENLEQLRQIMSKDQVGIHVSLNIGEAAATVWGCDLSEGYIEINGKYST
- the accD gene encoding acetyl-CoA carboxylase, carboxyltransferase subunit beta, coding for MANNEESRGLKSLFDWFANRRKTGSTSLERQEREIADGLWHKCSKCGVLAYAKDLRANQMVCVECGHHNRVDSDERIRQLIDLNTWRPLDEHLRPTDPLQFRDRKPYIDRLRETQEKTGLIEAVTTGLGEINGLPIALGVMDFRFIGASMGSVVGEKLTRMIEQATQRRYPVVIVCTSGGARMQEGMLSLMQMAKISAALQRHQDARLLYIPILTNPTTGGVTASFAMLGDIIIAEPKATIGFAGRRVIEQTIREKLPEDFQTAEDLLKHGFVDEIVPRTQLKNTLAQLISLHQPAPTPPHMVLWETMSLSSTAVE